The following coding sequences lie in one Mesorhizobium sp. NZP2298 genomic window:
- the fliK gene encoding flagellar hook-length control protein FliK, translating to MTPSLGPALPGFTATRPAEQPAVSGKKDDAGFGRMVHRGASQAEKQPTTESGRDPRWSKLAAGLAAQTGEDEPMPAGKARTAATGLTAAKSMKDGKEVEADKDADTETQTTEASATPLDDHLPLLMAFHDLRHFSTSAKSADAGQAGQEAALEGQILPKAYRATSAGHDDPEPMSKPERASLVDGPLTKLDGQSVRDAGAGVSRHDNAIAAGPLPETTVAEVPGAGSKPPAPQMKSIADVQSSLRLESGKQLPASARIDVVSERSFPAPPQASMSQAALSIINAVAADGGPRQAFSTTSAATQVAGSVAVPTHVLKIELHPAELGMVTAHLRLSGEQLSIELKPETHDAYRRLSSDSEAIVKSLRGLGFEVDKVTIMQPSVAVPATTRADATASPAAAPGRDQSSFQPGNSGGGNNGAGGQQPGQQSARGNHDDAQDYGRAASLSRERAGGDIFI from the coding sequence ATGACCCCCAGCCTCGGCCCGGCCCTGCCAGGATTTACCGCGACGCGCCCGGCGGAGCAGCCGGCCGTGTCCGGAAAGAAGGATGATGCCGGTTTCGGCAGGATGGTGCATCGCGGCGCAAGCCAGGCGGAAAAGCAGCCGACGACCGAGTCCGGGCGCGATCCACGCTGGAGCAAGCTTGCCGCCGGCCTTGCGGCGCAAACCGGCGAGGACGAACCGATGCCGGCTGGCAAGGCGAGGACCGCAGCGACCGGATTGACGGCTGCGAAATCCATGAAGGACGGCAAGGAAGTCGAGGCGGACAAGGACGCCGACACCGAAACACAGACGACCGAGGCCAGTGCAACACCGCTCGACGACCATCTGCCTTTGCTGATGGCGTTTCATGACCTGCGCCATTTCTCGACATCGGCCAAGTCGGCCGACGCGGGCCAAGCCGGACAGGAAGCGGCACTCGAAGGACAGATTCTGCCCAAAGCCTATCGGGCAACGTCCGCCGGGCATGACGACCCCGAACCGATGTCGAAGCCAGAGCGGGCGTCGCTCGTCGACGGGCCGCTGACAAAGCTCGACGGCCAGTCCGTCCGCGACGCCGGAGCTGGCGTATCGCGGCACGACAATGCAATCGCCGCTGGCCCGCTACCCGAGACGACGGTCGCCGAGGTGCCTGGCGCCGGGTCGAAGCCGCCGGCACCGCAGATGAAATCCATCGCCGACGTCCAGTCCTCGTTGCGGCTGGAGTCAGGAAAACAGCTCCCGGCGTCGGCGCGCATCGACGTGGTCTCCGAGCGCAGCTTCCCTGCCCCGCCTCAGGCTTCCATGAGCCAGGCAGCGCTCAGCATAATCAACGCCGTAGCGGCCGATGGTGGCCCGCGGCAGGCGTTTTCGACGACCTCCGCGGCCACCCAGGTGGCCGGCTCTGTTGCCGTTCCGACACATGTGTTGAAGATCGAACTTCACCCGGCCGAACTGGGCATGGTCACCGCCCATCTTCGCCTCTCCGGAGAACAACTCTCGATTGAACTGAAGCCCGAAACGCACGATGCCTACCGCCGGCTTTCCAGCGACAGCGAGGCGATCGTCAAGTCGCTGCGCGGGCTGGGCTTCGAGGTTGACAAGGTTACCATCATGCAACCGTCAGTGGCCGTTCCGGCTACAACCCGGGCGGATGCAACCGCCTCGCCTGCCGCCGCGCCTGGCCGCGACCAGTCCTCCTTCCAGCCCGGAAACTCTGGCGGTGGCAACAATGGAGCCGGCGGCCAGCAACCGGGCCAGCAGTCCGCAAGGGGTAACCATGATGACGCGCAGGATTACGGCCGCGCCGCTTCGCTATCTCGCGAGCGCGCTGGCGGCGATATATTTATCTAG
- a CDS encoding transglycosylase SLT domain-containing protein, whose amino-acid sequence MTRRITAAPLRYLASALAAIYLSSLANAALAATNPCEPEILRAADRYGVPAGILYAVGLTETGKKGSLQPNALNIEGKAVFPKSRTEALATFVNARREGKTLIDLGCMQINHHYHASHFRSVEDMLDPRQNVDYAARFLASLHARHETWSMAVARYHAGPDNDPAQKVYVCRVIANMVATGFGRWTTNARAFCNQ is encoded by the coding sequence ATGACGCGCAGGATTACGGCCGCGCCGCTTCGCTATCTCGCGAGCGCGCTGGCGGCGATATATTTATCTAGCCTCGCGAACGCCGCCCTCGCCGCCACCAATCCCTGCGAGCCCGAGATTCTGCGCGCCGCCGACCGCTACGGCGTGCCCGCCGGCATCCTTTATGCCGTCGGCCTGACCGAGACGGGCAAGAAAGGCAGCCTTCAGCCTAACGCATTGAATATAGAAGGAAAAGCGGTCTTCCCAAAGAGCCGGACCGAAGCGCTTGCCACCTTCGTCAACGCGCGGCGCGAGGGCAAGACGCTGATCGATCTCGGCTGCATGCAGATCAACCACCACTACCACGCCTCGCATTTCCGCAGCGTCGAGGACATGCTGGACCCGCGCCAGAACGTCGATTACGCGGCGCGTTTCCTGGCCAGTCTCCATGCCCGCCATGAAACCTGGTCGATGGCCGTCGCCCGTTATCATGCCGGCCCGGACAACGACCCGGCGCAGAAGGTCTATGTCTGCCGAGTGATCGCCAACATGGTTGCCACCGGCTTTGGCAGATGGACAACCAACGCCCGCGCCTTCTGCAACCAGTGA
- a CDS encoding flagellar hook-associated family protein — protein MTSVSSAALSNAMRYQQMRMQADLVKATKESSTGKVADVGLALGGRTAQSVTFSRDLDRLNVIVDSNGLVTARLASTQTALGQLSGVAQTFLSSLTTASSGDNSDSLTQSTGQTTIQQLASILNTSVNGEYLFAGTNTDVKPINDFTAAGSTAKAAFDASFVAKFGFTPDDPAAANITTAQMDDFITNDVTPQFLGAGWQTNMSNATDQQIVSRIALNETTATSTSANSDGIKKLAMAAAIVSSLMSTNISQAAKDSIVSHSQTLVGEALSGIAQVQSETGIVQKRVSDASDRMKTQVDLFERHILDLEAVDPAEAATRVADLTQHIETSFALTARLQQLSLLNYLT, from the coding sequence ATGACCTCAGTTTCCTCGGCCGCCCTCTCCAATGCCATGCGCTATCAACAGATGCGCATGCAGGCCGACCTCGTCAAAGCAACGAAGGAATCATCGACCGGCAAGGTCGCCGATGTCGGCCTGGCACTGGGCGGACGCACAGCCCAGTCCGTCACCTTTTCGCGCGACCTCGACCGGTTGAACGTGATCGTCGATTCCAACGGGCTGGTCACCGCCCGGCTTGCGTCGACCCAGACCGCGCTTGGCCAGCTCTCCGGCGTGGCGCAGACCTTTCTGTCCAGCCTGACCACCGCGTCTTCGGGCGACAACTCCGACAGCCTGACCCAATCGACCGGGCAGACGACGATCCAGCAGCTTGCCTCGATCCTCAACACCAGCGTCAACGGCGAGTATCTGTTCGCCGGCACCAACACCGACGTCAAGCCGATCAACGATTTCACCGCCGCCGGCTCAACGGCCAAGGCCGCCTTCGATGCCTCCTTCGTCGCCAAATTCGGCTTTACGCCCGATGATCCGGCCGCCGCCAATATCACCACCGCCCAGATGGACGACTTCATCACCAACGATGTTACGCCGCAATTCCTCGGCGCGGGCTGGCAGACCAACATGTCGAACGCCACCGACCAGCAGATCGTCAGCCGCATCGCCCTCAACGAAACCACCGCCACCTCGACCAGCGCCAACAGCGACGGCATCAAGAAGCTCGCAATGGCCGCCGCCATTGTCTCCAGCCTGATGTCCACCAACATCAGCCAGGCGGCGAAGGACAGCATCGTCAGCCACTCGCAGACACTGGTCGGCGAGGCCCTGAGCGGCATTGCCCAGGTCCAGTCCGAAACCGGCATCGTGCAGAAGCGTGTCTCCGATGCCAGCGACCGCATGAAGACGCAGGTCGACCTGTTCGAACGGCACATCCTCGATCTCGAGGCCGTCGACCCGGCCGAAGCCGCGACCCGCGTCGCCGATCTGACGCAGCATATCGAGACGTCCTTCGCTCTGACGGCGCGCCTGCAGCAGCTCAGCCTGTTGAATTACCTGACCTGA
- a CDS encoding chemotaxis protein MotC yields the protein MKRAAVTSRLMGLLLLAAGYPSAGLAQDTLQPYQLVRSLQLIQDRIAAGDHAAMPMQAKLLEMTDARLRQADAEDFKDPRNFRALLVYGMSGGNPSTVEAAVSRATPVNAQYLSIAKGVINYLVGRPAGAIDVLKPIDPMTLPSDLGAFLALVKGSLMATDDPAAALTLLDEAKLLSPGTLVEEAALRRSIGIAVVQRDAARFALASTQYVERYLHSPYASQFADSFVSGVIALHMSISQDKLADITSMMDAEREKVIYLRIARRAAIDGLSELSAFASARAEQGRDGNTNQGDPRALLYSSLSTVTSDTTEDVRAKLGKIDRSRLSDGDRALLDAAQAIAGEMVAPPASLPAASPTPASAAPQPRPEVAAVQAADEAGLPPVEGAVSEQPAALPSGVVAAPNAPAPSADSATVLPASAPANTAGPDTTDPTDAAMMKTRRQLDLIDQMLGAAPK from the coding sequence ATGAAGCGCGCGGCCGTCACCAGCCGGCTGATGGGCCTGTTGCTGCTGGCCGCCGGGTATCCGTCGGCCGGCCTTGCCCAGGACACGCTGCAGCCTTACCAACTGGTGCGCTCGCTGCAGCTTATCCAGGATCGCATCGCCGCCGGCGATCACGCCGCGATGCCGATGCAGGCCAAGCTGCTCGAGATGACCGACGCGCGCCTGCGCCAAGCGGACGCCGAAGACTTCAAGGATCCCAGGAATTTTCGCGCGCTGCTGGTCTACGGCATGAGCGGCGGCAATCCATCTACCGTCGAGGCGGCGGTCTCCCGCGCCACCCCGGTGAATGCCCAGTATCTTTCGATTGCCAAGGGCGTCATCAACTATCTGGTTGGCCGGCCCGCCGGCGCTATTGACGTCCTGAAGCCAATCGATCCCATGACATTGCCAAGCGACCTCGGGGCCTTTCTTGCGCTGGTCAAGGGATCGCTGATGGCGACGGACGACCCGGCGGCGGCACTCACGCTGCTCGATGAGGCCAAGCTGCTCAGCCCCGGCACCCTTGTCGAGGAAGCCGCCTTGCGGCGCTCGATCGGCATCGCCGTGGTGCAACGCGATGCCGCGCGGTTCGCGCTTGCCTCCACGCAGTATGTCGAGCGCTATCTCCATTCGCCCTATGCCAGCCAGTTCGCCGATTCCTTCGTTTCCGGCGTCATCGCGCTGCACATGTCGATCAGCCAGGACAAATTGGCCGATATCACCTCGATGATGGATGCCGAGCGCGAGAAGGTGATTTATCTGCGCATTGCCCGCCGTGCTGCGATCGATGGCCTCAGTGAATTGTCGGCCTTCGCCTCGGCGAGGGCCGAACAGGGCCGCGACGGCAACACCAATCAGGGCGATCCGCGCGCCCTGCTCTATTCCAGCCTGTCGACTGTGACTTCGGATACGACCGAGGATGTACGCGCCAAGCTCGGCAAGATCGACCGCAGCAGGCTGTCGGACGGCGACCGCGCCCTGCTCGACGCTGCGCAGGCGATCGCCGGTGAAATGGTGGCGCCGCCTGCTTCCCTTCCAGCTGCAAGCCCGACGCCTGCATCCGCTGCACCGCAGCCCAGACCTGAAGTCGCCGCTGTACAGGCCGCCGACGAGGCCGGATTGCCACCTGTCGAGGGTGCCGTCTCCGAACAGCCCGCCGCCCTGCCGTCCGGCGTGGTCGCTGCGCCGAACGCGCCGGCGCCTTCAGCCGACTCGGCGACGGTCCTGCCGGCATCGGCGCCGGCAAATACTGCCGGTCCCGACACGACCGACCCGACCGACGCCGCCATGATGAAAACCCGTCGACAGCTCGACCTTATCGACCAGATGCTTGGAGCCGCCCCGAAATGA
- a CDS encoding flagellar hook protein FlgE, with protein MSLYGMMRTGVSGMNAQANRLSTTADNIANSDTNGYKRSSTEFSTLIMPSTGGAYNSGGVTTTIRQSVSDPGVLQYTTSVSDLAVSGDGFFVVQDPSGTPFLTRAGAFVPDAQGRLVNAAGFQLMAYSYENGVPAATVNGFEGLVPVVISDQGMTATPSTEGSYTGNLSAGATPVAAANLPSTNSAGAQYTSKSSMVAYDNLGNKKLLDVYFTNTGAGTWQVAVFDQSKATPGTSFPYTGGALGTANLTFDTTTGKLTGATTGVTFTVPGGASLNLDLSAMTQLGTGFTVSDAQVNGNAPSTIDKVQIGKDGTIYAQYKDGSTKALYKIPLADVQSPDQLKALPGNVYAQGTESGAVRVGFANEGKLGSIISGALENSNVDIAEELTDMIAAQRSYTANSKVFQTGSDLMDVLVNLKR; from the coding sequence ATGAGCCTCTACGGAATGATGCGGACCGGCGTTTCCGGCATGAACGCCCAGGCAAACCGCCTGTCGACGACAGCCGACAACATCGCCAACTCCGACACCAACGGCTACAAGCGATCCTCCACCGAATTTTCGACGCTGATCATGCCATCTACGGGAGGCGCCTATAATTCCGGCGGCGTCACCACGACGATCCGGCAGTCGGTCAGCGACCCGGGCGTACTTCAATACACCACATCGGTTTCCGACCTTGCCGTCAGCGGCGATGGCTTCTTTGTCGTCCAGGACCCGAGCGGCACGCCTTTCCTGACCCGCGCCGGCGCTTTCGTTCCCGATGCACAGGGCAGGCTGGTCAACGCGGCCGGCTTCCAGCTTATGGCTTACAGCTACGAAAACGGCGTGCCGGCGGCGACGGTAAACGGCTTCGAAGGACTGGTCCCGGTTGTCATCTCCGACCAGGGAATGACCGCAACGCCGAGCACCGAGGGCAGCTACACCGGCAACCTGTCGGCCGGCGCGACCCCGGTCGCCGCCGCCAACCTGCCCTCCACCAACTCGGCGGGGGCGCAGTACACTTCGAAATCCTCGATGGTCGCCTACGACAATCTCGGCAACAAGAAGCTGCTCGACGTCTATTTCACCAACACCGGTGCCGGCACCTGGCAGGTGGCGGTTTTCGACCAGTCCAAGGCGACGCCAGGAACATCGTTCCCCTACACCGGCGGCGCGCTCGGTACAGCCAACCTGACCTTCGACACCACGACCGGCAAGCTCACCGGCGCCACTACAGGCGTTACCTTTACCGTACCGGGCGGCGCCAGCCTCAATCTCGACCTGTCGGCGATGACCCAGCTCGGCACCGGCTTCACGGTTTCCGACGCGCAGGTCAACGGCAACGCGCCGAGCACCATCGACAAGGTCCAGATCGGCAAGGACGGCACCATCTACGCCCAGTACAAGGATGGCTCCACCAAGGCGCTCTACAAGATTCCGCTGGCCGATGTGCAGAGCCCCGACCAGCTCAAGGCACTCCCAGGCAACGTCTACGCGCAGGGCACCGAATCCGGCGCGGTCCGCGTCGGCTTTGCCAATGAAGGCAAGCTGGGCTCGATCATCTCCGGCGCGCTCGAGAATTCCAACGTCGACATCGCCGAAGAGCTGACCGACATGATCGCGGCGCAGCGCAGTTACACCGCCAATTCGAAAGTCTTCCAGACCGGTTCCGACCTGATGGACGTCCTTGTCAACCTGAAGAGATAA
- a CDS encoding response regulator transcription factor, with protein sequence MIVIVDERELVTEGYNSLFDREGVACAGFAPGEFGEWVNSAADTDLRSVRAFLIGDCREGAISPRQIRDRTGAPVIALSEQHSLENTLRLFESGVDDVIRKPVHIREILARITAIRRRAHEDVAYTEIGAMRIFMDGRDPEIDGQPLPLPRRERRILEYLASNRGRRVTKTQVFNAIYGIFDEEVEENVVESHISKLRKKLREKLGTDPIDSKRFLGYRLVF encoded by the coding sequence ATGATCGTGATCGTTGACGAGCGAGAGCTCGTGACTGAGGGATACAATTCACTTTTTGATCGCGAGGGCGTCGCCTGCGCGGGCTTCGCGCCCGGCGAATTCGGCGAGTGGGTGAACTCGGCCGCCGACACCGACCTGCGTTCGGTGCGGGCTTTCCTGATCGGCGACTGCCGCGAAGGCGCCATCTCGCCGCGCCAGATCCGCGACCGCACCGGCGCTCCTGTCATTGCGCTCAGCGAGCAGCATTCGCTGGAGAACACGCTGCGGTTGTTCGAGAGCGGCGTCGACGACGTCATCCGCAAGCCCGTCCATATCAGAGAGATCCTGGCCCGTATCACCGCCATCCGCCGTCGCGCCCATGAGGATGTCGCCTACACCGAGATCGGCGCCATGCGCATCTTCATGGACGGCCGCGATCCCGAGATCGACGGCCAGCCGCTGCCCTTGCCGCGCCGCGAACGCCGCATCCTCGAATATCTGGCGAGCAACCGCGGCCGCCGCGTCACCAAGACCCAGGTCTTCAACGCCATCTACGGCATCTTCGACGAAGAGGTCGAGGAGAACGTTGTCGAAAGCCACATCAGCAAATTGCGCAAGAAGCTGCGCGAGAAGCTGGGCACCGACCCGATCGATTCCAAACGCTTCCTCGGCTACCGGCTCGTGTTCTGA
- the fliQ gene encoding flagellar biosynthesis protein FliQ translates to MNEADALDIVQYAVWTVLTASAPVVLVAMAVGIGIALIQALTQVQEITLTFVPKIVAIMLVVALTGPFIGGQISAFTNVIFERIQNGF, encoded by the coding sequence ATGAACGAGGCCGACGCACTCGACATCGTCCAGTACGCGGTGTGGACGGTGCTGACCGCCTCCGCGCCGGTGGTGCTGGTCGCCATGGCGGTCGGCATCGGCATTGCCCTCATCCAGGCGCTGACGCAGGTCCAGGAAATCACCTTGACCTTCGTGCCGAAGATCGTCGCCATCATGCTGGTGGTGGCGCTCACCGGTCCGTTCATCGGTGGCCAGATATCGGCCTTCACCAACGTCATCTTCGAGCGCATCCAGAACGGGTTCTGA
- the flgK gene encoding flagellar hook-associated protein FlgK, with protein MSLSSALSIAQSALMNTARQTSVVSRNVADASNPDYTRRIAVVTSTAPGARSVDIQRVTNDLLFRQNLSALSAYSGQNALYSGMDQLDVSVNGVDNASSPSTAIANLQQALQLYATSPSNQNLGSSVIDAAKQVVRSLNEGSQAIQDFRTQTDSQIDTAVKDLNSLLSQFQDANQAVISGTRSGTDVSDALDQRDALLKKIADYVPVSTFTRGDNDMVITTGDGTTLFETIPRTVSFTPSAGYAAGAAGNTVYIDNVPVSAGAGGNTSASGKLAGLLQLRDGVASTMQSQLDETARGLITAFAETATSMPNAAGLFTWSGAPAVPAAGTLVNGLASTISINTAMDPSTGGNPTLLRDGGANGAAYVSNTSGGASYSSLLVAYGDRLDQPMTFDPAAGISATSSVSDYAANSIGWLQGMRQQASTAADAKEALAQRSSEALSNATGVNVDQEMSLLLDLEHTYQASARMMKTVDDMMTALLNAVG; from the coding sequence ATGTCGTTATCTTCCGCATTGAGCATCGCCCAATCGGCGCTTATGAACACCGCGCGGCAGACCAGCGTTGTTTCGCGCAACGTCGCAGACGCCTCCAATCCGGACTATACGCGCCGCATCGCCGTCGTCACCAGCACGGCGCCCGGCGCGCGTTCGGTTGATATCCAGCGCGTAACCAACGACCTGCTCTTCCGGCAAAATCTCAGCGCCTTGTCGGCGTATAGCGGCCAGAACGCGCTCTACAGCGGCATGGATCAGCTGGACGTTTCGGTCAACGGCGTCGACAACGCCTCCTCGCCCTCGACCGCCATCGCCAATCTGCAGCAGGCGCTGCAACTCTACGCCACCTCGCCGTCCAACCAGAATCTCGGTTCCAGCGTCATCGACGCGGCCAAGCAGGTCGTGCGCTCCCTGAATGAAGGCTCCCAGGCCATTCAGGATTTCCGCACCCAGACCGACAGCCAGATCGACACGGCGGTCAAGGACCTCAATTCGCTGCTCAGCCAGTTCCAGGACGCCAACCAGGCGGTTATTTCCGGGACCCGTTCCGGCACCGATGTTTCCGACGCGCTCGACCAGCGCGACGCGCTGCTGAAAAAGATCGCGGACTATGTTCCGGTATCGACCTTCACGCGCGGCGACAACGACATGGTCATCACGACGGGCGATGGCACCACGCTGTTCGAGACCATACCGCGCACGGTGAGCTTCACGCCATCGGCCGGCTATGCCGCCGGAGCCGCCGGCAACACCGTCTACATCGACAACGTGCCGGTCTCCGCGGGAGCCGGCGGCAACACCAGCGCCAGCGGCAAGCTTGCCGGCCTGCTGCAACTGCGCGACGGCGTCGCCTCGACCATGCAGAGCCAGCTCGACGAGACCGCGCGCGGCCTGATCACGGCCTTTGCCGAGACCGCGACCTCGATGCCCAATGCCGCTGGCCTGTTCACCTGGTCCGGCGCGCCGGCGGTGCCGGCCGCGGGCACTCTGGTCAATGGCCTGGCTTCCACGATCAGCATCAATACAGCGATGGATCCGAGCACCGGCGGCAATCCGACCTTGCTGCGCGACGGCGGCGCCAACGGCGCTGCTTACGTCTCCAACACCAGCGGCGGCGCTTCCTATTCCAGCCTTCTGGTTGCCTATGGCGATCGGCTCGACCAGCCGATGACGTTCGATCCCGCCGCCGGCATTTCGGCGACCTCCAGCGTTTCCGACTACGCGGCCAATTCGATCGGCTGGCTCCAGGGCATGCGCCAGCAGGCTTCGACCGCCGCCGACGCGAAGGAGGCGCTGGCACAGCGCAGCTCCGAGGCGCTGTCCAATGCGACCGGCGTCAATGTCGACCAGGAAATGTCGCTGCTGCTCGATCTCGAACACACCTATCAGGCATCAGCCCGGATGATGAAGACCGTCGACGACATGATGACGGCCCTGTTGAACGCGGTGGGATAA
- the flbT gene encoding flagellar biosynthesis repressor FlbT, whose protein sequence is MTNTLKISLKPNEKIYINGAVIRVDRKVTVELMNDVQFLLESHVIQADQASTPLRQLYFIVQVMLINPAGAGEAREMFRRSLPLLIASFEDADICNALKQIDRMVGEDHIYEALKAIRSLYPLERRALGGNDDVPGAPRPLAVGARY, encoded by the coding sequence ATGACCAACACGCTGAAGATATCGCTGAAGCCCAACGAGAAGATCTACATCAACGGCGCTGTCATCCGCGTCGACCGCAAGGTCACCGTTGAACTGATGAACGACGTGCAGTTCCTGCTCGAGAGCCATGTGATCCAGGCCGACCAGGCATCGACGCCGCTCAGGCAGCTGTATTTCATTGTTCAGGTCATGCTGATCAACCCGGCTGGTGCTGGCGAGGCGCGCGAGATGTTCCGCCGCTCGCTGCCGCTGCTCATCGCGAGTTTCGAGGACGCTGATATCTGCAACGCTCTGAAGCAGATCGACCGCATGGTCGGCGAGGATCATATCTACGAGGCATTGAAGGCGATCCGTTCGCTTTATCCTCTCGAACGCCGCGCGCTTGGCGGCAATGACGATGTTCCGGGCGCACCGCGCCCGCTGGCCGTGGGAGCACGCTACTGA
- the flaF gene encoding flagellar biosynthesis regulator FlaF, with protein MYQFSYADVQSTSVSDAKDRERELLTRSIDMLAAAAVAGQDSMEAVEALHFTNRVWTTFVEDLGSSDNALPKELRANLISIGLWLLREAEDIRQGRTNNFEGLIEVSQIIRDGIQ; from the coding sequence ATGTACCAATTTTCCTATGCCGACGTCCAAAGCACCTCCGTCTCGGACGCCAAGGACCGTGAGCGCGAACTCCTGACCCGCTCGATCGACATGCTGGCGGCGGCGGCGGTGGCCGGCCAGGACTCGATGGAGGCGGTGGAGGCACTGCATTTCACCAACCGCGTCTGGACCACCTTCGTCGAGGATCTCGGCTCCAGCGACAATGCGCTTCCCAAGGAATTGCGCGCCAACCTGATTTCCATCGGCCTATGGCTGCTGCGCGAGGCGGAGGACATTCGCCAGGGCCGCACCAACAATTTCGAAGGGCTGATCGAAGTGTCCCAGATCATCCGCGACGGCATTCAATGA
- the flgD gene encoding flagellar hook assembly protein FlgD, whose amino-acid sequence MTTTIPVGANSTTTSTSKTAVDYQSFLKLLIAEMKNQDPTKPMDSTQYVAQLATFSQVEQSVQTNTKLDQIMQSSALSQADALIGRSITSADGKTTGIVSSVTLASSGLIAVLQDGTQIPVGAGVSIKPAS is encoded by the coding sequence ATGACGACGACAATACCGGTTGGCGCCAATTCGACGACCACGTCGACCTCGAAGACAGCGGTCGACTACCAGTCCTTCCTGAAGCTTCTGATCGCCGAGATGAAGAACCAGGATCCGACCAAGCCGATGGATTCGACGCAGTACGTCGCCCAGCTCGCCACCTTCTCGCAGGTCGAGCAATCGGTGCAGACCAACACCAAGCTCGACCAGATCATGCAGTCCTCGGCGCTGTCGCAGGCCGACGCGCTGATCGGCCGCTCGATCACGTCGGCCGACGGCAAGACCACCGGCATCGTATCTTCGGTGACCCTCGCCAGCAGCGGGCTGATCGCAGTGCTGCAGGATGGCACCCAGATCCCCGTCGGCGCAGGCGTGTCGATCAAGCCGGCAAGCTAG